The Methylobacterium durans nucleotide sequence AACGACGACCGGCGTCCCGCTGGCCCGCGCATGCCCGATCAGGGTGCTCGTCCCTGCGTCGCTGCCATCCGCGAGGGCGAGCAAGGCAGTGCAATCCGTCAAGGCGGCGAGGGCATCGGCGGCGCGGTCCCCCAGAACGTCGCCGAACTCGTGGAAGGGCGAGAACACCTCGCTGCCCAGTTCCTTCAGCCGCCAGTAGGCCTCGTCGAGCAGCCAACGCCGGGAAAGCGTCCCCGAGGGTCCCGACAGGAAGATGCGCCCGCGGTGCGTGCCCGGCGGCTGCGCCGGAAGGTCTTGGAGAGCCTCGGCAGGCGGAATGGGAAGACGGTGGCCGTCATTGAAATAGGCGACGCTGCGCGCGGCGAGGTCCGCCGCCGCAACCGGGTCCAGCCTGAGCTCGCCCCAGTAGTACGCGAAGGCCGCGCAGAAGACGTCTCCCGCCCCGATCTTGAACCAGGTGTCCGACCGGTAGGCCGGGATGCGCGTCGGCCTCATGTCCCCGACATAGACGCTGGCGCCGCCGATGGCATGCCGGGCTACGACCACCGTGGCGCCTTCCTCGGACATGATGTCCGTTGCCACGTCCATGGGCTCCTGCGCCGGATCCGGCGAGACCAGCATGTAGTCGCGGACCACGTACGCCAGCTCGCCCGCCCGCGACCCCGACGCCAGGAACGCGGTGTTGAGCCGTCCGGTTTTCGGGTCGTAGAGCGAACTTCCGGACTGCGGGTCGTAGACGACGCGTTTGGCGGTCACGGCGGCCGACCCCTCCAGCATGCCGAAGCTCAGCACGACGTCGCCGGAGATCTCGATATCGGGCGCGGCGACCGTGGGATGCGGGACACGGTCCTTGCTGAGCGGATGGTAGTACTCGAAGACGAGCTCCTCCTCGATCTCGATGACGTGCGCGTCGACCCCGAAGGCCGCCATCGTCGCGCGGACGTCCGCCGCCCATCCCTTGTAGGCGTAGGTGTGCAGCGCGGTGCCCGGGGAAAGACCGCTCAGAGCCACGGCGGCGCGACCGCCGGAACCGTAGATTCGGTCCCATTCCG carries:
- a CDS encoding carbohydrate kinase family protein; translated protein: MALSGLSPGTALHTYAYKGWAADVRATMAAFGVDAHVIEIEEELVFEYYHPLSKDRVPHPTVAAPDIEISGDVVLSFGMLEGSAAVTAKRVVYDPQSGSSLYDPKTGRLNTAFLASGSRAGELAYVVRDYMLVSPDPAQEPMDVATDIMSEEGATVVVARHAIGGASVYVGDMRPTRIPAYRSDTWFKIGAGDVFCAAFAYYWGELRLDPVAAADLAARSVAYFNDGHRLPIPPAEALQDLPAQPPGTHRGRIFLSGPSGTLSRRWLLDEAYWRLKELGSEVFSPFHEFGDVLGDRAADALAALTDCTALLALADGSDAGTSTLIGHARASGTPVVVLAEAVAAADLAVHVGMRCEIAQDFTSALYRAHLASLR